The following proteins are co-located in the Streptococcus anginosus genome:
- a CDS encoding adenylate kinase yields the protein MNLLIMGLPGAGKGTQAAKIVEEFGVAHISTGDMFRAAMANQTEMGVLAKSYIDKGELVPDEVTNGIVKERLAQDDIKEKGFLLDGYPRTIDQAHALDQILAELGLTLDGVVNIEVDPNSLLERLSGRIIHKKTGETFHKVFNPPADYNEEDYYQREDDKPETVKRRLDVNIAQGAPIIEHYRSQNLVYDIQGNQEIDDVFKDIEKVLLKLK from the coding sequence ATGAATCTTTTGATTATGGGCTTGCCAGGTGCAGGCAAGGGGACTCAAGCAGCCAAAATCGTTGAGGAATTTGGTGTTGCGCATATCTCAACAGGGGATATGTTCCGTGCAGCTATGGCAAACCAAACTGAAATGGGGGTACTTGCGAAATCATATATTGACAAAGGTGAATTAGTGCCAGATGAAGTGACTAATGGAATTGTCAAAGAACGTTTAGCACAAGATGATATTAAAGAAAAAGGTTTTTTATTAGATGGCTACCCACGCACCATTGATCAAGCTCATGCACTGGATCAGATACTTGCTGAACTTGGGCTTACTTTAGACGGGGTTGTTAATATCGAAGTGGATCCTAACAGCTTGCTAGAGCGCTTGAGCGGACGGATTATTCACAAAAAAACGGGAGAAACCTTCCATAAAGTCTTCAATCCACCAGCAGATTATAATGAAGAGGATTATTATCAACGTGAGGATGACAAGCCAGAAACCGTGAAACGCCGTTTAGATGTCAATATCGCTCAAGGAGCACCAATTATTGAGCATTATCGTTCTCAAAATTTGGTTTATGATATTCAAGGAAATCAAGAGATTGATGATGTATTTAAAGATATTGAAAAAGTCTTGTTAAAGTTAAAATAA
- the infA gene encoding translation initiation factor IF-1: MAKDDVIEVEGKVVDTMPNAMFTVELENGHQILATVSGKIRKNYIRILAGDRVTVEMSPYDLTRGRITYRFK, translated from the coding sequence GTGGCAAAAGACGATGTGATTGAAGTTGAAGGCAAAGTAGTTGATACAATGCCGAATGCAATGTTTACGGTTGAACTTGAAAATGGACATCAGATTTTAGCAACAGTTTCTGGTAAAATTCGTAAAAACTATATTCGTATTTTAGCGGGAGACCGTGTTACTGTCGAGATGAGTCCTTATGATTTGACACGTGGACGGATCACCTACCGCTTTAAATAA
- the rpmJ gene encoding 50S ribosomal protein L36: MKVRPSVKPICEYCKVIRRNGRVMVICPANPKHKQRQG, translated from the coding sequence ATGAAAGTAAGACCATCGGTCAAACCAATTTGCGAATACTGCAAAGTTATTCGTCGTAATGGTCGTGTTATGGTGATTTGCCCAGCAAATCCAAAACACAAACAACGTCAAGGATAA